The Neomonachus schauinslandi chromosome 11, ASM220157v2, whole genome shotgun sequence genome contains a region encoding:
- the LOC110576473 gene encoding olfactory receptor 1030-like: MARGNQTTVTEFVLMGFTDRPELQLPLFVVFLVIYLITLVGNLGMMLLIRVDLKLHTPMYYFLSHLAFIDVCYSSSIGPKMLQNLLVKKKTISFSGCFAQLCFTRAFATTECFLLATMAYDRYMAICNPLIYTAIMTQRVCKELVIGVYTYGFLNSVIQTVLTFQLSFCGSNIIHHFYCADPPLLALSCSDTGNREKQLLIFSAVNLTGSLLTVLISYMCILFSILKIQSSEGKCKAFSTCASHLTVVVIFYGTLFFMYLQQPKAGDSWKYNKVVIVFYSLVIPLLNPFIYTLRNTEVKDTLKKMLEGKEP, from the coding sequence atggcaAGAGGCAATCAGACCACAGTGACAGAATTTGTCCTTATGGGATTCACAGACCGTCCAGAGCTCCAACTTCCCCTCTTTGTGGTGTTTCTGGTAATTTATCTCATCACCTTGGTAGGAAACCTTGGCATGATGCTGCTCATCAGGGTGGATTTGAAGctccacacccccatgtactaTTTCCTCAGCCACCTGGCGTTCATCGATGTTTGTTACTCATCTTCCATTGGGCCCAAGATGCTGCAAAATTTATTGGTGAAGAAAAAAACCATCTCCTTTTCAGGCTGCTTTGCCCAGCTGTGCTTCACCCGTGCTTTTGCCACCACCGAATGCTTCCTCTTGGCCAcaatggcctatgaccgctacaTGGCTATCTGCAACCCCCTGATCTACACAGCCATTATGACTCAGCGGGTCTGCAAGGAGTTGGTGATAGGGGTCTACACCTACGGCTTCCTAAACTCGGTAATACAAACAGTTCTGACATTCCAGTTGTCCTTCTGCGGCTCCAACATCATTCACCACTTCTACTGTGCTGACccccctctccttgccctctCCTGCTCTGACACGGGCAACAGAGAAAAGCAGCTCTTGATCTTCTCAGCAGTGAATCTCACTGGATCCCTCCTGACGGTCCTTATCTCCTACATGTGCATCCTCTTTTCCATTCTAAAAATCCAGTCTTCCGAAGGCAAGTGCAAAGCTTTTTCCACCTGTGCCTCCCACCTCACCGTGGTCGTCATCTTCTATGGGACGCTGTTTTTCATGTACCTGCAGCAACCTAAAGCGGGGGATTCGTGGAAGTACAACAAAGTGGTCATTGTGTTTTATAGTCTTGTAATTCCCCTGCTCAACCCCTTCATCTATACCCTGAGGAACACAGAAGTAAAGGACACCCTGAAAAAGATGCTAGAGGGCAAAGAGCCCTAG